The Juglans regia cultivar Chandler chromosome 6, Walnut 2.0, whole genome shotgun sequence genome contains the following window.
GCTGAACTAATGGTCCTCAAGTGAAGGAGCCGAGCCATACACTAATGGTTCTCAACCTCCCTAGCTTGCTCATATGCTCTTGGAACTCCTCTTTCCCCAAATTATTCATTTGTTTGAACCGCTTCACAACCATCACCTGTCCATTGTGCAAGGCAGCCTTGTAAGAAGACCCAAAGGATCCACTGCCCAATATCTCAGCTGAGGCTTTAAGCAATTCCTGCATATCAAACTTCTCCCTATCTTCCCTGACAAAGGTCAGCTTCACACCCTCAACCTTCTTGGTATTTCCACTGCGGTTTGTTGAGTCTTTCCCTGATTCGTTCGATTCCTTTATGCCTGATTTCTTTTGCAAGTTTGATGGCTGTACTGGAGCCTTTGTCAATAAAGATGGTTGCCTCTTGTGGTTGATGAAGACCACTATTATTCATTAGAGTGGAAAGTGCTAGATGCCAATGAAGCCCTgagatgatcatatatatatgttaagacaTTATATTCAACTGAAAAGTTTCGAGTATATAGATATAGAGATCTAACAATTAATCTTATAGTAACCAGTACTCTCTATTATAATTACCTTAACAATATAGAATCCAATAGATCACTTGCAGGcttaatcaatattataaatacacAGATGATCTCATAAAAAGTTGACTCACCAGAGAAGGAGCTTGAATCCATCCCACTAAGGCTATTTGGAATTGGACCCTCCAATTCATTGCCCGAtacattaaaataattcaatga
Protein-coding sequences here:
- the LOC118348680 gene encoding pollen receptor-like kinase 1; translated protein: MQPVENMGLDGFIDVDLLALLSNLRTISFIKNNFDGPLPDIKKLSALRSLYLSNNNFSGEIPYYAFSGMLRLKRVHLANNQFAGSIPTSLITLPKLLELRLEDNHFDVVFINHKRQPSLLTKAPVQPSNLQKKSGIKESNESGKDSTNRSGNTKKVEGVKLTFVREDREKFDMQELLKASAEILGSGSFGSSYKAALHNGQVMVVKRFKQMNNLGKEEFQEHMSKLGRLRTISVWLGSFT